The Listeria sp. PSOL-1 genome includes a region encoding these proteins:
- the pdxK gene encoding pyridoxine/pyridoxal/pyridoxamine kinase, whose amino-acid sequence MSIKKTLTIAGSDSSGGAGLQADLKTFEEYGTFGFSAITTIVTMDPDNNWAHGVTPIDAKLVREQLKTILSGGPVDAMKTGMLGSIDIIKATREVIDQYDLKNVVIDPVMVCKGEDELIQPENATAIRDLLLPKAIITTPNLFEAGQLSGLGKLTTIDDMKAAAKKIIDLGAKYVVIKGGKALKSEKAIDLLYDGQDFTVFEVDKIAASHNHGAGCTFAAAITAGLAKGMSVPEAVSKAKDFVTAAIKEGFPLNQFIGPVWHGAYNQAEKRI is encoded by the coding sequence ATGTCTATCAAAAAAACATTAACTATTGCCGGTTCTGATTCAAGTGGTGGAGCAGGGCTTCAAGCTGATTTAAAAACTTTTGAAGAGTATGGTACATTCGGGTTTAGCGCCATCACAACGATTGTAACGATGGATCCAGATAACAATTGGGCCCACGGAGTCACCCCGATTGATGCAAAACTTGTTCGTGAACAACTTAAAACGATTCTCTCAGGCGGCCCAGTCGATGCAATGAAAACAGGAATGCTAGGTTCTATCGATATTATTAAAGCTACACGCGAAGTGATTGACCAATATGATTTAAAGAATGTTGTTATTGATCCTGTTATGGTTTGTAAAGGCGAAGATGAACTGATTCAACCTGAAAATGCGACAGCCATTCGTGATTTACTTCTTCCTAAAGCAATCATTACAACGCCAAATTTGTTCGAAGCAGGCCAATTGTCCGGACTTGGCAAACTGACAACAATAGATGATATGAAAGCTGCTGCTAAAAAAATAATTGACCTAGGTGCTAAATATGTTGTAATCAAGGGCGGAAAAGCACTTAAAAGCGAGAAAGCGATTGATTTACTTTATGATGGACAAGATTTCACGGTCTTTGAAGTGGACAAAATCGCTGCTAGCCATAATCACGGTGCTGGTTGTACATTTGCAGCAGCAATTACAGCAGGACTTGCCAAAGGGATGAGTGTTCCAGAAGCTGTTTCTAAGGCAAAAGATTTTGTGACAGCAGCAATTAAAGAAGGATTTCCTTTAAATCAGTTTATCGGACCAGTTTGGCACGGAGCGTATAATCAAGCAGAAAAACGGATATAA
- a CDS encoding DUF975 family protein, protein MMSITEVRRSARSALKGSWGSAIGVFLLSQVIIIAASNILGFIPLIGLIGSYLLIAPITVGVSWFYLAVSRHDQPDVGYMFSAFRDYGRTLLAYVLVTIFTLLWTLLFIIPGIIKAYSYSQTFLILRDNPNTSALDAITESRHLMNGHKGRFFLLSLTFLVWYLIPLIVGIIGFISFFSVFIASSIHHSINYSFTTNVASIGLLTAGGALLLLAFLLWIGISLYIYPYMFTSYSIFYNDLIGNTIYPQDELSSASEDPFSSDNHPEGFGPDEIK, encoded by the coding sequence ATGATGTCAATTACAGAAGTAAGGCGCAGTGCACGGAGCGCCCTTAAAGGAAGCTGGGGTAGTGCCATTGGCGTATTTTTACTAAGTCAAGTGATTATTATTGCAGCTTCTAATATACTTGGCTTTATTCCACTCATCGGTCTTATTGGCTCTTATTTACTTATTGCTCCTATAACAGTTGGCGTAAGTTGGTTTTACTTAGCTGTTAGTAGGCATGATCAACCAGATGTTGGCTATATGTTCAGTGCTTTTAGAGATTATGGTAGGACATTGCTCGCTTATGTATTAGTTACAATTTTCACTCTACTTTGGACCTTACTGTTCATTATACCAGGAATTATTAAGGCCTATTCTTATTCACAGACATTTCTCATTTTACGCGATAACCCAAATACTTCTGCACTAGATGCTATTACTGAGAGCCGCCATTTAATGAATGGTCATAAAGGTCGCTTTTTCTTGCTTTCGTTGACCTTTCTAGTTTGGTATTTAATTCCATTGATTGTTGGTATTATTGGCTTTATAAGCTTTTTCTCAGTTTTTATTGCGAGCAGTATACACCATTCTATTAATTATAGCTTTACAACAAACGTAGCGAGTATTGGTTTGCTCACAGCAGGAGGAGCATTACTCTTACTAGCATTTCTTCTATGGATTGGTATTTCGCTTTACATTTATCCGTATATGTTTACTTCTTATAGTATATTTTATAACGATCTCATTGGAAACACGATCTATCCACAAGATGAGCTCTCATCTGCGTCAGAAGATCCATTTAGCAGCGATAATCATCCAGAAGGCTTTGGCCCAGACGAAATAAAATAA
- a CDS encoding metallophosphoesterase family protein gives MKPIFAIGDVHGEITLLDRILENWQKEKQTLLLVGDLIDRGENPGAVLKRIKKLSEEAEVIVLKGNHEQMLLDWLAAPTEKMAYYISQGGMETIQTLLTHTIEEKVTPDELAERVKEDAQDLIQFVQKLPLYYEVGKYVFVHAGVDLTLSDWHDTNPKDFLWIREPFLFGQNKTGKVFIFGHTPVQNLHNDNHIWISEDQTRLDIDGGAVFGGSLNAVVVEEKMITDSFSITK, from the coding sequence GTGAAGCCAATATTTGCAATAGGTGATGTACATGGTGAAATTACGTTACTAGATAGGATCTTAGAAAATTGGCAAAAAGAAAAGCAAACACTCCTTCTAGTAGGGGATTTAATCGATCGTGGTGAAAATCCTGGCGCAGTTTTAAAACGAATAAAAAAACTTAGTGAAGAGGCAGAAGTTATTGTCCTTAAAGGGAATCATGAGCAGATGTTACTTGACTGGCTAGCTGCACCCACGGAAAAAATGGCTTATTATATCAGCCAAGGCGGTATGGAAACTATTCAAACACTTTTAACACATACGATTGAAGAGAAAGTAACCCCAGATGAATTGGCTGAGCGAGTAAAAGAAGATGCCCAAGATTTAATTCAATTTGTTCAAAAACTCCCTCTTTATTATGAAGTAGGAAAATACGTGTTTGTTCATGCAGGGGTTGACTTAACGCTTTCTGATTGGCATGATACGAATCCAAAAGACTTTTTATGGATTCGTGAACCATTTTTATTCGGACAAAATAAAACGGGGAAAGTTTTTATTTTTGGTCATACCCCTGTTCAAAATTTACATAACGATAACCATATTTGGATATCAGAAGACCAAACAAGGCTTGATATTGACGGCGGTGCTGTATTTGGCGGTAGCTTAAATGCAGTTGTTGTAGAAGAGAAAATGATTACAGACAGCTTTTCTATCACTAAATAG
- a CDS encoding DUF420 domain-containing protein, with amino-acid sequence MEQDNQKLYSATSDKNYFWPIMIFSFVAVVLILLLFFSPIGYQGAVHFDLTIFPRMNAIFNSFTFIFLLIALWAIIKKKNIKMHRGFILAAFVSTLLFLVSYLTFHFLSAETSTFGGTGVLRPIYFFILITHSFLAAIVVPLALFALVFGWTMQVKKHKKIVHWTMPIWLYVSLTGVLVYLLMAPYY; translated from the coding sequence ATGGAGCAAGACAATCAAAAACTTTATTCAGCAACATCTGATAAAAACTATTTTTGGCCAATTATGATTTTTTCCTTTGTAGCTGTTGTGCTTATCTTATTACTATTTTTTTCACCCATTGGATATCAAGGTGCTGTTCATTTTGATTTAACTATTTTTCCACGAATGAATGCGATTTTTAACAGTTTTACATTCATTTTTCTTTTGATTGCACTTTGGGCGATTATTAAAAAGAAAAACATTAAGATGCACCGTGGCTTCATTCTTGCTGCTTTTGTGTCAACTTTGTTATTTTTAGTTTCCTATTTAACCTTCCACTTTTTATCAGCAGAGACAAGCACATTTGGTGGAACAGGGGTGCTTCGGCCTATTTATTTCTTTATTTTAATCACGCATAGTTTTTTAGCAGCTATCGTTGTTCCACTTGCTCTTTTTGCACTTGTTTTTGGTTGGACAATGCAGGTTAAAAAGCACAAAAAAATTGTTCACTGGACAATGCCAATTTGGCTTTATGTCAGCCTTACGGGAGTATTAGTTTATTTATTAATGGCACCTTACTATTAA
- a CDS encoding Lmo0654 family protein produces MKESKVELENRLQELKKEYQDVAAEANVITEDPQLQNGPIGVSEVRLDAIRKEMNIIEKKLEDK; encoded by the coding sequence ATGAAAGAAAGTAAGGTAGAGCTAGAAAACCGATTACAAGAATTAAAAAAGGAATATCAAGATGTCGCAGCCGAAGCAAACGTCATTACGGAAGACCCGCAGCTACAAAACGGGCCGATTGGCGTCTCTGAAGTTCGTTTAGATGCAATACGTAAAGAAATGAATATAATTGAAAAAAAGTTGGAAGATAAATAA
- a CDS encoding GntR family transcriptional regulator, with protein MLKSKREYKTLDKVVYFSIIKKINSGELKPNEHLTEERLSKELGVSRSPIRKAITALVAEGVLDYRTYSGVVVKDSIVDSTRYVQSLEVIELFVKSTLEKIEQKETNIDTADLRNYIHDMDRASYLKDIDEYIFNQHQFFLKLISFSENPYYREMVKKVFFNLTYFAVDSVNQIPEEGRDRTIKHFTLIVDLLEAQKYQEVYVEVKNLLNEFVVNAFR; from the coding sequence ATGTTAAAAAGTAAACGGGAGTATAAAACATTAGATAAGGTTGTTTATTTTAGTATTATTAAAAAAATTAATTCCGGTGAATTAAAACCTAACGAACACTTAACTGAAGAAAGGCTATCAAAAGAGTTAGGTGTTAGTCGCTCTCCAATACGTAAAGCAATTACAGCTCTTGTTGCAGAAGGTGTTCTTGATTATCGCACTTATAGCGGGGTGGTAGTAAAAGATTCTATTGTTGATTCAACCCGTTACGTTCAATCACTTGAGGTCATTGAATTATTTGTTAAGTCAACGTTAGAAAAAATCGAGCAAAAAGAAACAAATATCGATACTGCTGATTTGCGAAATTATATCCATGACATGGACCGAGCATCCTATCTTAAAGATATTGACGAATATATTTTTAATCAACATCAGTTTTTCTTAAAGCTAATTTCATTTTCGGAGAATCCTTATTATCGGGAAATGGTTAAAAAAGTTTTCTTCAATTTGACTTATTTTGCAGTAGACAGCGTTAATCAAATTCCAGAAGAAGGTCGTGACCGAACGATAAAACATTTCACGCTGATTGTTGATTTACTAGAGGCGCAAAAATATCAAGAAGTCTATGTAGAAGTTAAAAATTTATTAAATGAATTTGTTGTTAATGCTTTTCGTTGA
- a CDS encoding Cof-type HAD-IIB family hydrolase, with amino-acid sequence MIKVIASDMDGTLLNSAIRIAKENVNAIQYAREKGLHFVLCTGRMYDDAMSLAHQANLYAPAICMNGAEIRDEHGKIILQHPLEKQLVKKIFQVLNEHDMYTEFFTDIGPITLDKAYGKKFMTEMQQQFFPDAKKDEVIEKIEERFESKNVREINDISRLFSNQEITILKLISFSADKNKLKQASETLSASRDIAVTSSFSNNIEITHREAQKGISLQYYIEKMGVTLDETFAIGDNMNDLSMLKMAGYSVAMGNAEAEVKKEAKYHTSTNDDHGVAQAIYQMLKNNH; translated from the coding sequence ATGATAAAAGTTATTGCTTCAGACATGGATGGAACGCTACTTAATTCAGCTATCCGCATTGCGAAAGAAAACGTCAACGCCATTCAGTATGCTCGCGAAAAAGGGCTCCATTTCGTGCTTTGTACTGGAAGAATGTATGACGATGCTATGTCACTTGCACATCAAGCAAATCTTTATGCTCCAGCAATTTGTATGAATGGGGCAGAAATTCGCGATGAACATGGAAAAATTATCTTACAACATCCACTAGAAAAACAGCTAGTCAAAAAAATTTTTCAAGTATTAAACGAACATGATATGTACACCGAATTTTTCACAGATATTGGTCCAATTACGCTTGATAAAGCTTACGGAAAAAAATTCATGACAGAAATGCAACAGCAATTTTTTCCCGATGCCAAAAAAGACGAAGTGATTGAAAAAATTGAGGAACGCTTCGAATCAAAAAACGTGCGCGAAATTAACGATATATCCCGTCTTTTTTCTAATCAAGAAATCACCATTTTAAAACTTATCTCCTTTTCAGCAGATAAAAATAAATTAAAACAAGCAAGTGAAACGTTATCAGCTTCTAGAGATATTGCTGTTACTTCCTCATTTTCAAACAATATCGAAATTACACATCGCGAAGCTCAAAAAGGCATTTCATTACAATATTATATTGAAAAAATGGGCGTAACACTGGACGAAACATTCGCTATCGGGGATAATATGAATGACTTGTCTATGCTTAAAATGGCTGGTTACAGTGTTGCTATGGGAAATGCTGAAGCTGAGGTTAAAAAAGAAGCAAAATACCATACATCAACAAATGATGATCATGGTGTGGCACAGGCAATTTATCAAATGCTTAAAAACAATCATTAA
- a CDS encoding alpha/beta hydrolase yields the protein MRKIALIVVPTVTMFILIAVIIILHNDEEKEDAKLKRTIIPTVFVHGYKGTFNSFGNMLNRFSKQEGSRTIAMRISVSQKGTLMVRGNLDPDQKGDSAIQVIFEDNRASLARQTLWMQNVMQYLRKKEEIKKINLVGHSMGGLAILNYLETTKLDHHYPTPQKFIAIATPFNGINKADYFKLQKDPAAHDLKTGSSALKLLQQKKRNIPKNIKMLAIAGEHSGLDSDGLVQVKSVFFAKNFFPKEAYQERLVKGPDITHSGLHENNQVDQYVSQFLWNLPEKSKSKAAI from the coding sequence ATGCGTAAAATAGCGCTCATCGTTGTTCCGACAGTGACGATGTTTATTTTAATAGCTGTTATAATCATTTTACATAATGACGAAGAAAAAGAGGATGCTAAGCTAAAGCGAACGATTATTCCAACAGTTTTTGTGCATGGATATAAAGGAACATTTAATTCTTTTGGCAATATGTTAAATCGTTTCTCTAAACAAGAAGGAAGTCGAACGATTGCCATGCGTATTAGTGTTTCACAAAAAGGGACTTTAATGGTACGTGGGAACTTGGACCCTGATCAAAAAGGTGATTCTGCAATTCAAGTAATTTTTGAAGATAATCGGGCAAGCCTTGCTAGACAAACTTTATGGATGCAAAATGTTATGCAATATTTACGCAAAAAAGAAGAAATCAAAAAAATCAACTTAGTAGGTCATTCAATGGGAGGTCTTGCTATTTTAAATTATCTTGAGACGACAAAGCTCGACCATCATTATCCAACGCCGCAAAAATTTATTGCGATTGCCACACCATTTAATGGTATAAATAAAGCTGATTACTTTAAGCTGCAAAAAGATCCAGCTGCTCATGATCTAAAAACAGGCTCTAGTGCGTTAAAACTTTTACAGCAAAAAAAACGGAACATACCAAAAAATATTAAAATGTTGGCGATTGCTGGCGAGCATAGTGGCTTGGATTCTGATGGACTTGTTCAGGTGAAAAGTGTTTTCTTTGCAAAGAATTTTTTTCCAAAAGAAGCTTATCAAGAACGACTTGTTAAAGGACCAGATATCACACATAGCGGTTTGCATGAAAATAACCAGGTTGATCAATATGTTAGCCAGTTTTTATGGAACTTGCCTGAGAAAAGTAAAAGTAAGGCTGCTATTTAA
- a CDS encoding lytic polysaccharide monooxygenase — MKKDKKKALKILLGSVAGFAVLGSICLLNDDTASAHGYISSPKSRVYEGVLEKGQNYDAALEKYGKAITNPAGIEWFKGFPEAGPSDGHIASGEGLLNGAIGDYKLDTQQANYWKMQDLNGGPNKFTWTYTAPHETTKWEYFITKKGWDPNAPLTRSEFEKIATIDQPGHATADTYPTHTVNLPTDRSGYYVVLAVWTVDNTDKSFYQVVDVNLHNDGNGSGDEDTVKPDKVTGIKAENITTNSADISWNESKDNKGVTEYQIYRDGKLVNRTADTKFHDTNLTANTTYHYTVTAKDASDNVSDVSDDYTMTTAKAPENDTTPPTPPTHLHAMGATSSSISLMWTASTDNVGVEKYIIYRNGVPVAETKEASFNDTNLEADTYYVYYILAVDKSGNRSTSTSNIFIEKTANADNPLFPEWDATKVYKGGDVVSYKGKHYRAKWEQNGLIPGADQWGPWELLND, encoded by the coding sequence ATGAAAAAGGACAAGAAAAAAGCACTAAAGATTCTTCTTGGCAGTGTGGCTGGTTTTGCTGTTCTTGGAAGCATTTGTTTGTTAAATGATGACACTGCATCTGCCCATGGCTATATCTCAAGCCCAAAAAGCCGTGTTTATGAAGGTGTTCTTGAAAAAGGACAAAATTATGATGCTGCTCTTGAAAAATATGGAAAAGCAATTACTAATCCAGCGGGTATAGAGTGGTTTAAAGGTTTCCCAGAAGCAGGTCCAAGCGATGGGCACATTGCTTCAGGTGAAGGACTTCTTAACGGAGCTATTGGAGACTATAAATTAGATACACAACAAGCGAACTACTGGAAAATGCAGGATTTAAATGGTGGACCAAACAAATTTACTTGGACTTACACTGCCCCGCATGAGACTACAAAATGGGAATACTTCATCACGAAAAAAGGTTGGGATCCTAATGCTCCACTTACAAGATCTGAATTTGAAAAAATAGCAACAATCGATCAACCTGGACATGCAACAGCAGATACCTACCCTACACATACTGTAAATCTACCTACTGATCGCAGTGGTTACTACGTTGTTTTAGCTGTGTGGACAGTTGATAATACCGATAAATCATTCTACCAAGTAGTCGATGTTAACTTGCATAACGATGGCAATGGTAGTGGCGATGAAGATACTGTAAAACCAGATAAAGTTACTGGAATCAAAGCAGAAAACATCACAACAAATTCTGCTGACATTAGCTGGAACGAAAGCAAAGACAACAAAGGCGTTACTGAATATCAAATTTATCGTGATGGCAAATTAGTCAACCGCACAGCGGATACTAAATTCCATGATACCAATCTAACAGCAAATACAACTTATCACTATACTGTAACTGCAAAAGATGCTTCAGATAACGTTTCTGATGTTAGTGATGACTACACGATGACAACAGCTAAAGCACCGGAAAATGATACAACGCCTCCTACTCCACCTACGCATTTACACGCTATGGGAGCAACTTCATCAAGTATTTCATTAATGTGGACAGCATCTACTGACAATGTTGGTGTAGAAAAATATATTATCTACCGTAATGGTGTACCTGTTGCTGAAACCAAAGAAGCAAGCTTTAACGATACTAACTTAGAAGCAGACACATACTATGTTTATTATATTTTAGCAGTAGATAAAAGTGGGAACAGATCTACTAGCACTTCAAACATTTTTATTGAAAAAACTGCCAATGCCGACAACCCACTATTCCCTGAATGGGATGCAACAAAAGTCTATAAAGGCGGCGATGTTGTATCTTACAAGGGCAAACACTACAGAGCAAAATGGGAACAAAATGGTTTAATTCCAGGTGCCGATCAATGGGGCCCTTGGGAACTTTTAAATGACTAA